Proteins encoded in a region of the Hydrogenispora ethanolica genome:
- the thrC gene encoding threonine synthase translates to MNYRSTRSETMEVSAAQAIRSGIAPDGGLFTPETIPALTQADLQALLPLTYQELAARILSLYLTDFDPADLERMIAAAYAYPAKWADPAITPVTRLAEGQYVLELFHGPTCAFKDVALQLLPHLMTQSGALCQDTREIVILVATSGDTGKAALEGFRDVPGTRIVVFFPEQGVSDIQRLQMVTQEGANTAVVAVRGNFDDAQNGVKQIFTDPAMMARLARRGMAFSSANSINWGRLAPQLVYYFYGYLELCRRGALKLGDPLNVAVPTGNFGNILAAYFAKEMGLPLGKLICASNSNNVLTDFIASGAYDRKRPFYTTVSPSMDILISSNLERLLYYLGGQDAAKVRRWMEQLKSDGAYRVDAATAARIADRFGGGYASEAETLDTIGRVFRDCGYVMDTHTAVGKAVYDRYAAASGDRTPVLIAATASPFKFNSSVLRALSGSPAGEAASEFELLEQLHAVSGRPIPAGLRALDQKPVRHDGVCAKEAMAGAVAAILEV, encoded by the coding sequence TTGAATTATCGCAGTACTCGTAGTGAAACGATGGAGGTCTCCGCTGCCCAGGCCATCCGGTCGGGGATCGCTCCGGATGGCGGGCTATTCACTCCCGAAACCATTCCCGCCCTGACGCAAGCCGATCTCCAGGCTTTGCTGCCCTTGACCTATCAGGAGCTGGCCGCCAGGATTCTCTCCCTCTATCTTACCGATTTTGACCCAGCCGATTTGGAACGGATGATTGCGGCGGCGTATGCTTATCCCGCCAAATGGGCCGATCCCGCGATCACGCCGGTGACCCGGCTGGCGGAGGGCCAGTATGTTTTGGAGCTGTTTCACGGGCCGACTTGCGCCTTCAAAGACGTCGCCCTGCAATTGCTGCCGCATTTGATGACCCAATCCGGCGCGCTCTGCCAGGATACCCGGGAGATTGTCATTCTGGTGGCCACCTCCGGCGATACCGGGAAAGCGGCCTTGGAGGGATTCCGCGACGTTCCGGGCACCCGGATCGTGGTTTTCTTTCCCGAACAGGGGGTAAGCGACATCCAGCGGCTGCAGATGGTGACCCAGGAGGGCGCCAACACCGCGGTGGTGGCGGTCCGGGGCAATTTCGACGACGCCCAGAACGGGGTGAAGCAGATCTTCACCGATCCCGCCATGATGGCGCGCCTGGCCCGGCGCGGCATGGCCTTCTCCTCGGCCAACTCGATCAATTGGGGCCGGCTGGCGCCGCAGCTTGTGTACTACTTTTACGGTTATTTGGAGCTCTGCCGGCGCGGCGCGCTGAAGCTGGGCGATCCGCTGAATGTGGCGGTTCCCACCGGCAACTTCGGAAACATCCTGGCCGCCTACTTCGCCAAAGAGATGGGATTACCCCTGGGAAAACTGATCTGCGCCTCCAATTCCAACAACGTTTTGACCGACTTCATCGCCAGCGGCGCCTATGACCGCAAGCGCCCCTTCTATACCACGGTTTCGCCGTCCATGGACATTTTAATCTCCAGCAATCTGGAGCGGTTACTGTACTACCTGGGCGGCCAGGACGCCGCCAAGGTCCGCCGCTGGATGGAGCAGTTGAAAAGCGACGGCGCCTACCGGGTGGATGCCGCCACCGCCGCGCGCATCGCCGATCGGTTCGGCGGCGGGTATGCCTCCGAGGCGGAGACGCTCGACACCATCGGCCGGGTCTTCCGGGATTGCGGTTATGTCATGGACACCCACACCGCGGTCGGGAAGGCGGTTTATGACCGTTACGCCGCGGCCAGCGGTGACCGGACGCCGGTGCTGATCGCCGCCACCGCCAGTCCCTTCAAATTTAACTCCAGCGTGCTGCGGGCCTTGTCCGGCAGTCCGGCGGGGGAAGCCGCCAGCGAATTCGAGCTCCTGGAGCAGCTGCACGCCGTCTCCGGCCGGCCGATCCCCGCCGGTCTGCGCGCGCTCGATCAGAAGCCGGTGCGGCACGACGGGGTCTGCGCCAAAGAGGCCATGGCCGGGGCGGTCGCGGCAATTCTCGAAGTATAA
- a CDS encoding DUF1015 domain-containing protein: MSDPAQFALTIPQLLLPGAAVELAKWPVVACDQYTSQLEYWEELAAFVGEAPSTLQLIFPEVYLGQPDETERIRRIQGKMLEYLERGILRPLDPGFVLVERRTRRGKIRRGLVVALDLECYDFRPGSKSLIRATEGTVLERIPPRVRIREGAALECPHVLVLIDDPERRVIEPLAQFAAGQQPLYDVELPMNGGHLTGYPVAAPEAIGSVLAGLSRLADPAEFRRKYGADPSDLLLYAVGDGNHSLATAKTVWENLKPALTPEQAAVHPARFALVELINLHDEGLEFEPIHRVLFGGEGEPLLRAMADDCSRQGMELSWEWFAGNVPPEAELERRRTAVPDAQVIGFVSAQGSGGLTIRRARQNLAVGTLQRFLDEWLRVNPGMGIDYIHGADVVAALGSRPGNIGFYLPPLAKQELFKTVLLEGALPRKTFSMGEADEKRFYMECRRIK, translated from the coding sequence GTGAGCGATCCAGCCCAATTTGCACTTACCATTCCCCAACTCTTGCTGCCCGGGGCAGCGGTCGAGCTCGCCAAGTGGCCGGTAGTGGCCTGCGACCAGTATACTTCGCAATTGGAATACTGGGAGGAACTGGCGGCGTTCGTCGGGGAAGCGCCATCCACCTTGCAATTGATCTTTCCCGAAGTCTACCTGGGCCAGCCGGATGAAACGGAACGGATCCGCCGGATTCAGGGAAAGATGCTCGAATATCTGGAGCGGGGGATTCTACGCCCGCTGGACCCCGGCTTCGTGCTGGTCGAGCGGCGCACCCGCCGCGGCAAGATCCGGCGTGGCCTGGTGGTGGCGCTGGATCTGGAATGCTATGATTTTCGTCCCGGTTCCAAAAGCCTGATCCGGGCGACCGAAGGAACGGTGTTGGAGCGGATTCCTCCCCGGGTCCGGATTCGCGAGGGGGCCGCTTTGGAGTGCCCGCATGTCCTGGTGCTGATCGACGACCCGGAGCGGCGGGTGATCGAACCGCTGGCGCAATTCGCCGCTGGCCAGCAACCGCTGTACGATGTGGAACTGCCGATGAACGGCGGACACCTGACCGGTTATCCGGTGGCCGCGCCGGAGGCGATCGGGTCGGTCCTGGCGGGGCTCTCCCGTTTGGCGGATCCGGCGGAGTTCCGCCGCAAGTACGGCGCTGACCCATCCGACCTCCTGCTGTATGCGGTGGGCGACGGCAATCATTCCCTGGCCACGGCCAAAACGGTGTGGGAGAATTTGAAGCCGGCGCTGACCCCGGAACAAGCCGCGGTGCACCCGGCCCGCTTCGCCCTGGTCGAACTGATCAATCTTCATGACGAAGGGCTGGAGTTCGAACCGATCCACCGGGTGCTCTTTGGAGGCGAGGGCGAACCGTTGCTGCGGGCCATGGCCGATGATTGCAGCCGGCAGGGCATGGAATTGAGCTGGGAATGGTTTGCGGGCAATGTGCCGCCCGAGGCGGAGCTTGAGCGACGGCGGACCGCCGTCCCGGACGCGCAGGTGATCGGGTTCGTCAGTGCGCAAGGCTCCGGCGGCCTGACGATCCGGCGGGCGCGGCAGAATTTGGCTGTGGGAACGCTGCAACGTTTCTTGGATGAGTGGTTGAGAGTCAACCCCGGAATGGGCATTGATTACATTCACGGGGCGGATGTGGTCGCGGCTTTGGGCAGCCGGCCCGGCAACATTGGCTTTTACCTGCCGCCCCTGGCGAAACAGGAACTCTTTAAGACGGTGCTGCTGGAAGGGGCTTTGCCCCGGAAGACTTTCTCCATGGGCGAAGCCGACGAAAAACGTTTCTATATGGAATGCCGCAGAATTAAGTAG
- a CDS encoding carboxypeptidase regulatory-like domain-containing protein: MLNSAVSVAVPDRQSGNPGEFLTFMLELSNRGSKPLTLQVEYLSQHRWSAVGDVTVNLPGHTSKAYFPVTVMIPQNAAAGFEEKLRVRFKVAGEAFPLPDVILTAQVNAVSAIHFNIPPSTKGSPGSTVTYPITVTNTGNTDEQFTVRYRSSNSWPVQVEPAEFALAAGESRTVRVQLQIPGLAALPSDQLELTFRWGREQKVVNLTTFIVDRLDSLSAQYYIWQGYFNLSQPNLYGLKVGETHAELALNGQWGPDQSVSLYAADQGWFTNFHLKTWDLKTGQFPLTWPGLVTPATGQANLWLSNTAGDRQLAISSWDSATDPGQTVWGIDASLNERSQLRFLHDPLPGEAQNLLEWHYQQNLTPGTFWTHALSADLRDPARYAGAAGLAGQLERWQWNTQLKYLRNLNDALQQKSLWASLGTPPLTDGTGGYLQLQYESKRLDEGSSGINDYDDLQLKANATLPAGLLLNLSRSLHWSNASLAGSNSTLGWGWTRQAGRFRHESSFSYSVDQDAAEGRSTYHSFDWYTRYALSAFDGLILNPNFDSDFSRLGFGYQRRWSHGPELTTLFYSYWQSHPKYNWTVDLTWPIYQYWLAFKYSGLWESGSYSTDYASLSIYKRFSFPVQKPLGGIAGVAFVDKNRNGVRDAGEPAAGNLDLLLDGKTSVATDSEGRILLSGLSPGEHSLALDPRYNVIYLSASARATGQFSVKPYQTVAWDLPLVRTQNITGLVYAAGNSGPQRGPARPGIAGVPVLLTDRATGATRRTYSDGDGYFVFYQLAPNPYQVTIEAAGLPDGWQLPPDFQPVPVAAADLAEQPELRIGLIPYEKPIEIITLPAGIISLAAADELVNRGASLPITIAVAQPVKNATLLLPDGSRVRLAASRSRWKYTWKVPKSLPPGPYVIRCEIETCAGERLRAETEVIIL; encoded by the coding sequence GTGCTGAATTCCGCCGTCTCCGTCGCGGTTCCCGACCGCCAGTCGGGAAATCCCGGCGAGTTTTTAACTTTTATGCTTGAGCTGAGCAACCGCGGTTCCAAACCCCTGACCCTGCAGGTGGAATACCTGAGCCAACACCGCTGGAGCGCCGTCGGCGACGTGACCGTCAACCTGCCCGGCCATACCAGCAAAGCATATTTCCCGGTGACGGTCATGATTCCCCAAAACGCTGCGGCCGGTTTCGAGGAGAAACTGCGGGTCCGTTTCAAAGTCGCCGGAGAGGCGTTCCCCCTGCCCGATGTGATCCTCACGGCCCAGGTCAATGCCGTCTCGGCCATCCATTTCAATATTCCGCCCTCAACCAAGGGGTCGCCCGGATCCACGGTCACCTATCCGATCACCGTCACCAACACCGGCAATACGGACGAGCAATTTACCGTCCGCTACCGCTCCAGCAATTCATGGCCGGTGCAGGTCGAGCCGGCCGAATTCGCGCTGGCGGCCGGAGAGAGCCGCACTGTCCGGGTCCAGCTGCAGATCCCGGGGCTGGCCGCGCTCCCCTCCGATCAGCTGGAATTGACCTTCCGCTGGGGCCGCGAGCAGAAGGTCGTCAATCTGACCACCTTCATCGTGGACCGGCTCGACTCCCTAAGCGCGCAGTATTATATCTGGCAAGGCTATTTCAATCTCAGCCAGCCGAACCTCTATGGTTTGAAAGTCGGTGAGACCCATGCCGAGTTGGCCCTGAACGGCCAGTGGGGTCCGGACCAGAGCGTCAGTCTGTACGCCGCCGATCAGGGATGGTTCACCAATTTCCATCTGAAAACCTGGGACTTAAAGACCGGGCAATTCCCTTTGACGTGGCCGGGCCTGGTAACGCCGGCCACCGGCCAAGCCAACCTTTGGCTCAGCAACACCGCGGGCGACCGTCAGCTGGCCATTTCCAGCTGGGATTCGGCGACGGACCCCGGCCAAACGGTCTGGGGGATCGACGCTTCCCTGAATGAGCGTTCCCAGCTCCGTTTCCTCCATGACCCACTGCCCGGGGAGGCGCAGAACCTCCTGGAATGGCATTATCAACAAAATCTGACTCCGGGGACCTTCTGGACCCACGCCCTCTCCGCCGATCTCCGCGATCCCGCGCGTTATGCCGGAGCGGCGGGTCTCGCCGGCCAGTTGGAACGGTGGCAATGGAATACCCAGCTGAAATATCTGCGAAATCTGAACGACGCCCTGCAACAGAAAAGTCTCTGGGCCAGCTTGGGCACGCCGCCGCTGACGGACGGCACCGGGGGTTACCTGCAACTCCAGTATGAATCGAAGCGGCTGGACGAAGGCAGTTCCGGGATCAACGACTACGACGATCTCCAGTTGAAAGCCAACGCCACGCTGCCGGCGGGGTTGCTGCTCAACCTGTCGCGCAGCCTTCATTGGTCCAACGCCTCCCTGGCCGGCAGCAATTCGACCCTGGGATGGGGCTGGACCCGGCAAGCCGGCCGTTTCCGTCACGAAAGCAGCTTCAGCTATTCGGTGGACCAAGACGCCGCCGAAGGCCGCTCCACCTACCATTCGTTCGATTGGTATACCCGGTACGCGCTTTCCGCCTTCGACGGGCTGATCCTCAATCCCAACTTCGACAGCGACTTTTCCCGGCTGGGCTTCGGCTACCAACGCCGTTGGTCGCACGGGCCGGAACTGACGACCCTCTTCTACTCCTATTGGCAGTCGCATCCCAAATACAATTGGACCGTCGATTTGACCTGGCCAATCTACCAATATTGGCTGGCCTTCAAGTATTCGGGGCTCTGGGAGTCGGGCAGCTACTCCACGGACTACGCCAGCCTGAGCATTTACAAGCGCTTTTCGTTTCCGGTCCAAAAACCGTTGGGCGGCATCGCCGGCGTGGCCTTTGTGGATAAGAACCGCAACGGCGTCCGCGACGCCGGCGAGCCGGCGGCGGGAAATCTCGACCTGCTGCTGGACGGAAAGACCTCCGTCGCCACCGATAGCGAAGGCCGCATCCTTCTGAGCGGCTTGAGTCCCGGCGAGCACAGCCTCGCTCTGGATCCCCGCTACAATGTGATCTACCTCTCCGCGTCCGCGCGGGCGACCGGGCAGTTCTCCGTCAAACCTTATCAAACGGTCGCTTGGGACCTGCCGCTCGTCCGCACTCAGAATATTACCGGCCTGGTTTATGCGGCCGGAAACTCCGGGCCGCAACGGGGACCGGCCCGACCCGGCATCGCCGGAGTTCCGGTGCTCCTGACCGACCGGGCCACGGGGGCCACGCGCCGGACCTACAGCGACGGCGACGGTTATTTCGTCTTTTACCAGCTCGCTCCCAATCCCTATCAGGTCACGATCGAAGCGGCTGGCCTTCCCGACGGATGGCAGTTGCCGCCGGATTTCCAGCCGGTGCCGGTCGCCGCCGCGGACCTCGCCGAACAGCCCGAATTGCGCATCGGGCTGATCCCCTATGAAAAGCCGATCGAGATCATCACCCTGCCGGCGGGGATTATCTCCTTGGCCGCAGCGGACGAATTGGTGAACCGGGGCGCTTCGCTCCCTATCACCATCGCCGTGGCCCAACCGGTCAAAAATGCGACCTTGCTGTTGCCGGACGGTTCCCGGGTGCGGCTGGCTGCTTCCCGCTCCCGCTGGAAATATACCTGGAAAGTCCCCAAAAGCCTTCCGCCCGGTCCCTATGTGATCCGCTGCGAGATCGAGACCTGTGCCGGCGAGCGTCTCCGCGCGGAAACCGAGGTGATCATCCTATAA
- the trpS gene encoding tryptophan--tRNA ligase, translating to MRILSGIQPSGSLHIGNYFGMMKRMIEYQENHELFCFIVNYHALTSVFDAEKLRRQTYEAILDFLALGLDPEKSIFYVQSDLPEVTELTWLLSNITGMGLLERCHSYKDKLAKGIPASHGLFSYPVLMAADILLYDADRVPVGKDQKQHVEVARDLALRFNNVYGETFVIPDADIETELATIPGLDGQKMSKSYGNTIEIFCDEAALKQKIMSIKTDSTPVDEPKPIEGNILYDLYNLFLDGPGKEWLKERFLSPGLKYGEVKKELFATIWEYFAPYRAKRAQYSREDVAAIMRRGTEKARNVAAKTLARARHNVGMDYLNF from the coding sequence GTGCGGATACTTTCGGGAATTCAACCTTCGGGAAGTTTACACATTGGCAATTATTTCGGAATGATGAAGCGGATGATCGAGTACCAGGAAAATCACGAGCTGTTCTGTTTCATCGTCAATTACCATGCCTTGACTTCTGTTTTTGATGCGGAGAAGCTGCGCCGCCAGACCTATGAGGCGATTCTGGACTTTCTGGCGCTGGGGCTCGATCCGGAGAAGTCCATCTTTTACGTGCAGTCCGATCTGCCGGAAGTCACCGAGCTCACCTGGCTTTTGAGCAATATCACCGGCATGGGGCTGCTGGAGCGGTGCCATTCCTACAAAGATAAGCTGGCCAAGGGGATCCCCGCCAGCCACGGCCTGTTCTCCTATCCGGTGTTGATGGCCGCCGACATCCTGTTGTACGACGCCGACCGGGTTCCGGTCGGCAAGGATCAGAAACAGCACGTGGAGGTCGCCCGCGACCTGGCGTTGCGCTTTAACAATGTTTACGGCGAGACCTTCGTGATCCCGGACGCGGATATCGAGACCGAGCTGGCCACCATTCCCGGCCTGGACGGCCAGAAGATGTCCAAATCCTACGGCAATACCATCGAGATCTTCTGCGACGAAGCGGCTTTGAAACAGAAGATCATGTCCATCAAGACCGACTCGACGCCGGTGGATGAGCCCAAGCCGATCGAGGGCAATATCTTATACGATCTTTACAACCTGTTCCTGGACGGCCCCGGCAAGGAGTGGCTGAAAGAGCGTTTCCTGTCGCCCGGCCTGAAATACGGCGAGGTCAAGAAGGAACTCTTCGCGACCATCTGGGAGTATTTCGCGCCCTATCGCGCCAAACGGGCCCAGTACTCGCGGGAGGACGTCGCCGCGATCATGCGGCGCGGCACCGAAAAGGCCCGCAACGTGGCTGCAAAGACCCTCGCCCGGGCCCGCCACAACGTCGGGATGGATTATCTGAATTTTTGA
- a CDS encoding glucose 1-dehydrogenase: MAEDFLDRVVIVTGGGQGIGRAVAQGFAREGAIAVIADNDAEAGLENQAAIQAAGGRALFIETDIASEDAVRALMAKVAAACGRIDILVNNAGLSRKSSLLDDSMAAWDEVLGVNLRGTFMACKYAAPFLVRQPQSAIVNIASTRALMSEPDSEAYAASKGGILALTHALAVTLGAQGVRVNAVSPGWIEVRDWQKSRLAEQPRHSAADRSQHPVGRVGKPEDIAAACLYLSSPAAGFITGTNLVIDGGMTVKMIYAE, from the coding sequence GTGGCCGAGGATTTTTTGGATCGGGTTGTCATCGTCACTGGCGGCGGGCAGGGCATCGGCCGGGCGGTGGCCCAAGGGTTTGCCCGGGAAGGGGCGATCGCGGTGATCGCCGACAACGACGCCGAGGCGGGGCTGGAGAATCAGGCGGCGATCCAGGCCGCCGGCGGGCGGGCGCTTTTTATTGAGACCGATATCGCGTCCGAGGACGCCGTCCGGGCGTTAATGGCCAAGGTGGCCGCGGCTTGCGGCCGGATCGACATCCTGGTCAACAATGCCGGACTCTCCCGCAAGAGCAGTCTCTTGGACGATTCGATGGCCGCCTGGGATGAAGTCCTGGGGGTGAATCTGCGGGGGACCTTCATGGCCTGCAAGTATGCGGCGCCGTTCCTGGTCCGCCAGCCGCAGAGCGCCATCGTCAATATCGCCTCGACCCGCGCGCTGATGTCGGAGCCCGACTCCGAAGCCTATGCCGCGTCGAAAGGGGGCATCCTGGCCCTGACCCATGCGTTGGCCGTGACCCTCGGCGCCCAAGGGGTGCGGGTGAATGCCGTCAGCCCCGGCTGGATCGAGGTCCGCGACTGGCAAAAGAGCCGGTTGGCCGAGCAACCCCGGCACAGCGCGGCCGATCGCTCCCAGCACCCGGTGGGCCGGGTCGGGAAGCCGGAGGATATCGCCGCCGCTTGCCTGTATCTCTCTTCCCCCGCCGCCGGTTTCATCACCGGCACCAATCTGGTGATCGACGGGGGCATGACCGTGAAAATGATCTATGCCGAATAA
- the pyrF gene encoding orotidine-5'-phosphate decarboxylase, translating to MNRFHDLVRTRWRKGHFLCVGLDADYAKIAPLFPADSVADAIFRFNRAIVEATAEYSCAFKPNSAFYEGYGLPGLEALLRTTQFIRENFPELPIILDAKRADIGNTNRGYAKAAFEVFGAHALTVHPYLGKEALGPFLADPDHAVFVLCHTSNPGAGEFQELTVAGRELYKIVADQVSREWNANRNCGLVVGATYPGQLAEVRAIAGDLPLLIPGIGAQGGDLRQTVLHGLTAAGDGIVVNASRSILYASSGADFSVAAAAEAERLDREMRAIWAEFPKK from the coding sequence ATGAACCGTTTTCATGATTTGGTAAGGACTCGATGGCGTAAGGGCCATTTTCTCTGCGTGGGCCTGGATGCTGATTATGCCAAGATCGCGCCGCTTTTCCCCGCGGATTCGGTGGCCGACGCCATCTTCCGTTTCAACCGGGCGATCGTGGAGGCCACGGCCGAGTATAGTTGCGCCTTCAAACCCAACAGCGCCTTTTACGAGGGTTACGGCTTGCCCGGGCTGGAAGCGCTGCTCCGGACGACCCAATTTATCCGGGAGAACTTTCCCGAGCTGCCGATCATCCTGGACGCCAAACGGGCCGACATCGGCAATACCAACCGGGGCTACGCCAAGGCGGCCTTCGAGGTCTTCGGAGCCCATGCCCTGACGGTCCATCCCTACCTGGGCAAGGAAGCGCTCGGACCGTTCCTGGCCGACCCGGACCATGCCGTCTTCGTGCTCTGCCATACCTCGAATCCCGGCGCCGGCGAGTTCCAGGAGCTGACCGTGGCCGGCCGGGAGTTGTATAAAATCGTGGCCGATCAGGTCAGCCGGGAATGGAATGCCAACCGGAATTGCGGCCTGGTGGTCGGCGCGACCTATCCCGGGCAATTGGCGGAAGTGCGGGCCATCGCCGGCGACTTGCCGCTGCTGATCCCGGGAATCGGCGCCCAGGGCGGCGATCTCCGCCAGACGGTGCTCCACGGACTGACCGCCGCGGGCGACGGGATCGTCGTCAACGCCTCGCGCAGCATTCTATACGCCTCCTCGGGCGCGGATTTCAGCGTCGCGGCGGCGGCCGAGGCGGAGCGCCTGGACCGGGAGATGCGGGCGATCTGGGCCGAGTTCCCGAAAAAATAA
- a CDS encoding UPF0182 family protein translates to MERYFKIASGVLVALVVLLWSISGKYVDWLWFKSVGETSVFWVTLLTGPLTKLLVGVLIFGFLVLNFWLALRAFNRTQVQVVEETSLWPEIPKSALILPGLGIAAVLSFVLASGLSLDWTVIQQFLNQTRVGLADPVFHKDLGYYLFAFPFFQRLNNLVISVVFLGLAGTALVYLIARAAWKEGRGWELWFPAKVHLTVLTILFLLGKIWGYALGKFNLLYQESAQMTGINYTAYHAKLFGFQVLTVFLAVLIAVLIFSLFRKGTKILVGGLAAWLALSFILFGLYPGFLQSFKVAPNEFVLEAPFLKNHIDFTRKAYGLDQIATRTYIPVDTRTSSRQLNQNDPALADLRLWDYRPLKSSYNQLQRIRPYYIFNDIDIDRYQSVTGGQDQMMISARELNTSALAGQAQNWINMHMTYTHGYGVAANQVNEFTAQGQPIFKAYDLPTKVDPNFPGLKVDQPRIYFGESTNDYVIVNTRNAEFDYPKGEGNASFSYDGKKGIPLNSLFNKLLMTSVFGNTNFLLSDLLTDQSSILLYRNINTRVKKLAPFLMFDNDPYLVVSGGKLYWIIDAYTASAYYPYAKAHEEGLNYLRNSVKAVINAYDGSVGFYVIDDRDPLIKVWQKVFPRLFKPVASLDPDLVRHFRYPTYLMTIQRDMLTQYHMTDPKTFYEKEDYWEIPVHNQDEPFEPYYVTVNLPDVKENGEFVIMQPFSPRGSRNLVSWLIARCDQPNYGQLIQYVLPKDQNIYGPAQIDSRINQDQTISQLVTLWNQQQSRVTWGNLLMIPVEGSILYVKPLFMESERSQQAELKKVVMVYQNQVVMGDTLADAISRLTLGTPPPSSTAPSGAPTTPPSAQNPSAPTNRKAEILKRLNDLVNEQQRLLQELSRMSQ, encoded by the coding sequence ATGGAACGGTATTTTAAGATTGCATCCGGTGTTCTGGTGGCGCTGGTGGTCCTCCTCTGGAGCATCAGCGGGAAATATGTCGACTGGCTGTGGTTCAAGTCCGTCGGGGAGACCTCGGTCTTCTGGGTGACGTTGCTCACCGGACCCCTGACCAAGCTTCTGGTCGGGGTGCTCATCTTCGGGTTTCTGGTGCTCAATTTCTGGCTGGCCTTGCGGGCGTTCAACCGGACGCAGGTGCAAGTGGTCGAAGAGACCAGTCTCTGGCCGGAGATTCCCAAAAGCGCGCTCATCCTGCCCGGTCTGGGCATCGCCGCTGTCCTCTCCTTTGTGCTGGCCTCCGGACTCAGCCTGGACTGGACGGTGATCCAGCAGTTTCTCAATCAGACCCGGGTCGGCCTCGCCGATCCCGTCTTCCATAAGGACCTCGGCTATTATCTGTTCGCCTTCCCCTTCTTTCAACGCTTGAACAACCTGGTGATCAGCGTGGTCTTTCTGGGACTGGCTGGGACGGCGCTGGTGTACCTGATCGCCAGGGCGGCCTGGAAGGAAGGGCGCGGCTGGGAATTATGGTTTCCCGCCAAGGTCCATCTGACCGTCCTGACCATCCTGTTCTTGCTCGGCAAGATCTGGGGGTATGCCCTCGGCAAATTCAACCTGCTCTATCAGGAGTCGGCCCAGATGACCGGGATCAACTACACCGCCTATCATGCCAAATTATTCGGTTTTCAAGTTCTGACCGTCTTCCTGGCGGTGTTGATCGCCGTCCTGATTTTCAGCCTGTTCCGGAAGGGCACCAAGATCCTGGTGGGCGGGCTCGCCGCCTGGCTGGCGCTGTCCTTTATCTTATTCGGCCTTTATCCCGGATTTCTGCAATCTTTCAAAGTAGCTCCCAACGAGTTTGTTTTGGAAGCGCCCTTTCTGAAAAACCATATCGACTTTACCCGGAAGGCCTACGGGCTCGACCAGATTGCGACCCGGACCTACATTCCAGTCGATACCCGGACCAGCTCCCGGCAGTTGAATCAGAACGACCCGGCCCTGGCCGACTTGCGGCTCTGGGATTATCGGCCGCTCAAGTCCTCCTATAACCAGCTGCAGCGGATCCGGCCCTACTACATCTTCAACGACATCGACATCGACCGTTACCAGTCGGTCACCGGCGGCCAGGATCAGATGATGATCTCCGCCCGCGAGCTCAACACCTCCGCTCTGGCGGGCCAAGCCCAGAACTGGATCAACATGCACATGACCTATACCCATGGTTACGGAGTCGCCGCCAATCAGGTGAACGAATTCACCGCCCAGGGGCAGCCCATCTTCAAGGCCTACGATCTGCCCACCAAGGTCGATCCGAATTTCCCCGGCCTGAAAGTGGACCAGCCCCGGATCTATTTCGGCGAATCCACCAATGATTACGTGATCGTCAATACCCGCAACGCCGAGTTCGACTATCCCAAGGGCGAGGGAAACGCTTCCTTCAGCTACGACGGCAAGAAAGGGATCCCGTTGAACTCGCTGTTTAATAAGCTCCTGATGACCAGCGTCTTCGGGAACACCAACTTTCTGCTCTCGGATCTCTTGACCGACCAGAGCAGTATTCTGCTCTACCGCAATATCAACACCCGGGTCAAGAAGCTGGCTCCGTTCCTGATGTTCGACAATGACCCATATCTGGTGGTCTCCGGCGGCAAACTGTACTGGATCATCGACGCCTATACCGCCAGCGCCTATTACCCGTATGCCAAAGCCCACGAAGAAGGCCTGAATTATCTGCGCAACTCGGTCAAGGCTGTGATCAACGCCTATGACGGCAGTGTCGGTTTTTATGTGATCGACGACCGCGATCCGCTGATCAAAGTTTGGCAGAAGGTCTTCCCGCGGCTTTTCAAGCCGGTGGCGTCCCTCGACCCGGATCTGGTCCGCCATTTCCGCTATCCCACCTATCTGATGACCATCCAGCGGGATATGCTGACCCAGTATCACATGACCGACCCCAAGACGTTTTACGAGAAAGAAGACTACTGGGAGATCCCCGTCCACAACCAGGATGAGCCGTTCGAGCCCTATTACGTGACGGTCAACCTGCCCGACGTCAAGGAGAACGGCGAATTCGTCATCATGCAGCCGTTCTCGCCGCGCGGCAGCCGCAACCTGGTCTCCTGGCTGATCGCCCGCTGCGACCAGCCCAATTACGGCCAGCTCATCCAGTACGTCCTTCCCAAGGATCAGAATATCTACGGTCCGGCCCAGATCGACAGCAGGATCAACCAGGATCAGACCATCTCCCAGCTGGTCACCCTCTGGAACCAGCAACAATCCCGGGTCACTTGGGGCAATCTGTTGATGATCCCGGTGGAAGGCTCAATCCTGTATGTCAAGCCGCTATTCATGGAATCGGAGCGAAGCCAGCAAGCCGAGCTGAAAAAGGTCGTGATGGTCTATCAGAACCAGGTGGTGATGGGCGACACCCTTGCTGACGCCATCTCCCGGTTGACCCTCGGCACGCCGCCGCCCAGTTCCACGGCACCCAGCGGCGCCCCGACCACGCCGCCCAGCGCTCAGAATCCGTCAGCGCCCACCAACCGCAAGGCGGAGATTCTGAAACGGCTGAACGATCTGGTGAACGAGCAGCAGCGGCTGCTGCAGGAACTGTCGCGGATGAGCCAATAG